Genomic segment of Populus nigra chromosome 6, ddPopNigr1.1, whole genome shotgun sequence:
TTTTGCCCCACAACACTAGATATAGCCCCGTAACGATGACAACTGCTCCAAAAACCCTACAAAGACAGTGGTCTCTTCAATTAGTCCGCAGCCGAAAAATTCTTGGAATAACGTTTTCAATTTATTACTtcccatttttattcttatttttatttttatttttatgtaagaGAATTTTGCCAACATGCCTAAGTTAAAAGTTTGACAATGTATGACCCCATGTCTCACTACTGATCGGTGGAAGTTtctgagtatttttttttatttattattacaagGAAAAGGCTTGGACTCGAGATctcataggaaaaaaaaccctattgcGGCCAGTTAAGATTGGtctgagtaattttttttaattataaggaAAAGCTTGAACTCGAGATCTCTTAGGGAAAAATAACCTTAATTATTGCCTAGATGGTCATTGAATCAACCTATTATATAGTACCCGAGTACTGTTAGCCAAGCAATACTTAATTTCCTTACCTTCCCAAGTATAATATctctttcaagaaaaaagagcCTAAAATGGCAACGATAACCATGCTTAAAGGATTGAAGGCAGTCACAAAAACAGGTCCTCTACGCTTCATAATCAATCCTTGGACATAATAAGCAAGCCCAGAACAGAATACGCCctgtattttaatatcataaagccaataaaggaaaatgaaatcaaCATTCTTTCTCAAGTCAActggaaaaacaaattaaaataattttaaaacttttaataaattataactcaaaaggaaaaagaataagATGTTGTTAATTAGAATTAAGGATTACTTACGCTATAAACAGCAGCCAATAGTTTATAATCCAAGGCTATAGACCAAGCTGAGGGATTTCCTCTTTCCATTACAACTGCTAACACAGTACCTTCTATAGTTCCCATGAAACATATCCAAGCCGTAAGGGAGAGCTCAACTGGGtatgattttaatgttattgcctgtaaataaaatgaaataaaacataattcttACCGATAAGAATGGCCCCACGAAAATAATTAGCTATGGTGTACTAAGACGGAATCAATTAAGACTATGAGGTAGTTTTTCTTGGTAGCTAGATAATCTTGTCATCGATATATTCTTCATGTCATGCTAGTTTTGGATGGAAACAAAGACTATGGGGATACGTGGAAATGCATTAatagttgattttaatttaaaatatttattttttaaaaatattttaaaataacatttttatttattttaaaaaattatttttaacattaacacattaaaaccatctgaatatatatatatatatatatatatataaaataatttgaaatagaaaaaaaataaaaaaaaattaattttttttaaaaaacttttaaaataaaaaaataaacgggattctttgaaaaaaaagcaattacccaaagattttttattaatgattacgTAAATGTTTTTGATctgatatgatatatattaattgCAAAAGGTCAAATCACCTGGAGAATTATGAAGCTAGCCCAACAGGCACAACCTGTGGTGATCATAAGAGCACCCTTAATAGGATCCTGCTTGGTTAATCCACCTGTAGATGCATGTTGATCATACCCTTTTGTCCACGGCAAATCCAACTGGGTCCCCTTGACAAGAGTCATAAGCATAGCCCCTCCCACTGTCACTATGGTCCCAATTATCTTTGCCTGGCTATGCATTTTCCTTATGTTAATCTTCTCAAGCCTAcgaaatcataaaaacaaaaccttactatatatatatatatataattaaatagctAGATATAAAATAGTTAGTATATACGGGCCACATATGTATCCATGCGCATATAATTTGCGCGAGGGTCATGCCTACAGATTAACAAGCAAGTTGTGGCTGATGCACTACCTCAAGGCCCAAGCCATCAAAAATGCAAAAGCCGGAAGAACATTGCACATGGCAGAAGCGA
This window contains:
- the LOC133696515 gene encoding WAT1-related protein At2g39510-like — its product is MATASSDSPYDKAKPFLAVVLMQFGYAGMSIISKHALNEGMSQHVLVVYRHAVATIVIAPFAFIFDRKVRPKMTLSIFFKIMLMGLLEPTIDQNLYYTGMKYTTATFASAMCNVLPAFAFLMAWALRLEKINIRKMHSQAKIIGTIVTVGGAMLMTLVKGTQLDLPWTKGYDQHASTGGLTKQDPIKGALMITTGCACWASFIILQAITLKSYPVELSLTAWICFMGTIEGTVLAVVMERGNPSAWSIALDYKLLAAVYSGVFCSGLAYYVQGLIMKRRGPVFVTAFNPLSMVIVAILGSFFLKEILYLGRVFGAVVIVTGLYLVLWGKSKDEPPSNSSNDKVAASAAQMATRTQERTETLNQDFVALDLTKVRPNDESD